In Desulfomicrobium apsheronum, the sequence CGGCAAGAAGATCGACGTCGAACTGGAGGGCAGGCTCTTTGACCAGCTTCTCGACATGCACCTGAAGGACAAGCCCGCCTCCGTGGGCTCCTTCGCCAACCTCCTGCGCGAACTGGAAGTCCTGCGGGACTTCTTCACATCGGCCACGTTGGTGAGCTTCGTCGACCTGCCGTTCATCATGCTCTTCATCATCATGTTCTGGTACATTGGCGGCCCCATCGCCTTTATTTTCATGGCCGTGCTGCCCATCACGTTGCTTATCGGCCTGATCATCCATGTCCCCATAAAAAAATCCGTAGAAACCGCCATGGCCATGGGCAACAGCAAGCACGCAGTACTGGTCGAGACCTTGAGCAACATCGAAACGATCAAGGGCCTCGGCTGCGAGGCGACCATGCGCGGACGATGGATGCACGATACTGCCACCAGCGCCCGTCACGCAATCCGCTCCCGCTCCCTGTCCCATCTGGCCATGAACCTGACGGGCTTCGTGCAGCAGTTCGCGTATGTGATCATCATCATCGTCGGCGTGTACCTGATCAAGGACGGAAAGCTCACCATGGGCGGCCTTGTGGCCTGTTCCATATTGAGTGGCCGGGTCATGGGCCCCTTCGCCCAGATCGCCCAGCTCATCACACGCCTGCACCATACCATGAGCGCCTACAGGGAGCTGAACCGGATCATGGACCTGCCGGTCGAACGCACGGACACGGACTCCTTTCTGCACAGACCCCGACTTGATGGAAGCATTGAGTTCCGCGACGTCACGTTCTCCTACCCCGGCTCCAAGCTGCCGGCCCTCAAGGGCTTGAACCTGCGCATCGCAGCCGGTGAACGGGTGGGCATCGTGGGCAGGACAGGCTCGGGCAAGTCAACCCTGGGCAAGCTGATCATGAGCCTCTACTCTCCCGACCAGGGCTCGGTGCTCGTGGACGGTGCGGATCTGCGCCAGGTCGACCCGACGGACCTGCGTCGCTGGACCGGCTACATGCCCCAGGACGTGGCCCTGTTCCAGGGCACGGTACGGCAAAACATCTCCATGGCGCATCCCCAGGCTTCGGACCAGGAAATCCTGCATGCCGCCCGGATCTCCGGCACCCACGACTTCATGAGCACTCACCCCCAAGGTTACGCCCTGCATGTGGGTGAACGCGGCAGCACGCTCTCCGGTGGCCAGCGCCAGGCCATCTCCATCGCCCGGGCGCTATTGCGCGATCCGCGTATCCTGGTCATGGACGAGCCTTCCAGCTCCATGGACTCCCAGTCCGAGGCGCTTCTGCTGCAACGCCTCAAATTCGTTCTGGACGCAAAGACCCTGGTGCTGATCACCCATCGCCCATCCCTTCTGGAACTGGTGGATCGTCTGGTGGTCATCGACGATGGCCGGGTGGTGGCGGATGGGCCAAAGGAGGCGATCATGCGGCAGTTGCAATCCGGAGGAGTCCCCGTCAACCAAACCGTGCAGCGGCAAACGGGGGTAAGACAATGAACGCTCCGCAAAGCTCCGCCACACCTTCTTCAAATACCGAAATTAAAGCCACACCGCGCTCCTGCGCGCAACAAGATTCGTGCCCCTCTCCGGGCAGCGCTGCAGGAAGACCGGGGCACGCCCCCCAGGACCAACAGCCCCGAAGTTTCGCGATGGAACTCGACGACCTGACCAGCCAGAGCCGGATCACACCAAATCTTCTGCTCGTCATCGTCATCATGTTCTTCACGGCAGCCCTTGCCTGGGCGACCCATGCCCCCCTTGACGAGGTGGTGCGGGGCATGGGCAAGGTCATCCCCTCCACGGAAATCAAGCGCATCCAGAATTTCGAGGGCGGCATCGTCAAGGAGATCCTGGTGCGCGAAGGCCAGGAGGTGGCAAGGGACCAGTCGCTCATCCTCCTCGATCAGACACAGATGGCCTCCCGGTTTCGTGAACAGCAGTCAAACTATCTGGACCAGATCCTGGCCATCGCCCGGCTGGAGGCTGAACTGGCAGGCAAGGATGCCATAGTCTTCCCGGCCGAGGCGCGGAACCAGAAACCGCACCTGCTCGAAAACCAGACCGAGCTTCTGCGCTCTCGCACCGCAAACCGCCAGGCCGCCCTGTCCGTTCTTGAATTCGACAGGCAGCAGCGCGTGCAGGAACTCAAAGAACTCAGGAGCAGGCTGGGTTATCTGCAAAGCAACCATGCGCTGCTGAGCAAGGAAGTGGAGATGACCCGGACCATGGTTGCCAAGGGAGCCGCGTCGGAGATGGATCTTTTGCGCTCAAGGCGCCAGCTCATGGAACTTACCGGCCAGATCGCCGACACCCGCATCGCCATCCCCAAGGTGGCCGCCACCCAGGAAGCCGCCACGCACCGCATCGAGGAGGAAAAAAGCAACCATCGCACGGAAATACTCAAGGAACTCAGTGCGATTCGCACCGAAATGGAGGGTCGCAAGGAAAAACTTCCGGCCCTTGAAGACCAGATGAACCGCACCAGTGTGCGCTCTCCCGTGGACGGCACCGTGCAGCGGGTCTTCGTGACGACCATCGGTGAGGCCGTCGGACCGGGCCAGGAGATGCTTGAGATCGTGCCCCGGGAAGACACCCTTCTGGTCGAGGCAAGGGTGCCTCCGCAAGACATCGCCTTTCTGCATCCAGGACAAAATGCCGACGTCAAGATCACGGCCTACGACTATTCCATCTATGGAAGCATGAAGGGAAAAGTGGAACACATCAGCGCCGACGCCATTACCGACGAACAACAAAAAAGCAGCTACTATCTGGTCAAGGTCCGCACCGACAGTGCTTCCTTGACAAGCAAGGACGGCAAGGAACTGCCCATCATTCCGGGCATGGTGGCCGAAGTGGATGTGCTGACCGGCAAGAAAACAGTGCTTGAATACATTTTAAAACCCATCATCAAGACTGCCAGAGGCGCTCTTCGTGAAAGGTAAGGGTTGAACTTCAGCGAATTGCGTGGCATGCAGCCATTTGGGAGAAGTATGCCATGAAAAAAAGAATTCTGCTGATTGAAGACGACGACCTGCTGCGTTTGGGCCTGAAGTCCATAATTCAGACCAAAAAAGAATACGCCATCGATGCCGATACGGCGAGCGGAAAGCAGGCCCTGCGTCTCTTCGACGCCAATCATCCCGATATAGTGCTCCTCGATCTTTTGTTGCCTGACATTTCCGGCATCGAGGTGTTGCGGCACATAAAACGGATCGCTCCCAAAATTCCAGTGGTGGTGCTTACCGCCCATGAAGAAAACGAACTGCTTTTTGAAGCGCTGGAGTGGGGCGCGAACTGTTATGTTCTCAAGGGAGCGGGGCCGGAAGAATTGTTCCTGGGCATTCATTACGCGCTACTGAGCGAGATGTTCATCAGTCCGAAACTGGCCAAGCTCATCGTGGAAGCCTACCTCTTCGTCAATCGCCAACGAAAGGCACTGCCGCCTTTGAACGAACTCACGGCACGGGAAAGGGAAATCGTCAAACTCATCATCGACGGAAAAAAGAGCAAGGAGATAGCCGACACGCTCTTTATCAGCGTCAAAACCGTTCACAAACACCGGTCGAACATCCTGGAAAAACTGGGCCTCAGCAACCTGGCCGACCTGCGCCAGCGTAAAATGTATGTCCTCACCGAAATGTACGAAGAGGACATCAACAAATAGCCGAGCCGCCACAACCTTCCCTTCGAGAAAAATACGGACGTGGAATCTTAATTTTATACTTACCACGTTTTAGTCAAATTTATCCAAAATACACAGCACTTTCCGTTGCTGAAACTCTTTGCATTCAAGTAAACTCTCAATGTGTACTTATGTAACAAATTGGCATTGTGTGGCGTTTCAAGATGCATATCATTGTCACTTCGCAAATTTCAACCCTGAAATAATTCACATAATTCATAATCGCCATATATAAAACACAAGGCATGAAGATACAAAATAATATCGAAGCAGTTCGCATATTATGTTAATAAATAATATTCATGAAAAATTTTATAAGTCCGCAATTTTCAACATTCGATAAAAAAACACAAAAAGGGGCTTCGTAACCTGCAATCATCGAGAAAAATCCGGGAGTGACACACCTTGGAAAAAAACAACTTTCTTCTGGTTGAAGACGATCACCTTTTACGCATGGGGCTGAAATCCATGATCGACATGCATGACGAATACACATGCGCTTCGGACGTGGCGACAGGCAGGGAGGCGCTGCGCTCCTTCAGGCAGAAACCTGCGGACATCGTCCTTCTGGATCTGTTGCTGCCGGACATGAGAGGAACGGAAGTGCTGAGAAAACTGCGCAGGATCGACAAGCAGGTCAAAATAATCGTGTTGACCGTCTGCCAGAACAACGAGTTCCTTTATGAAACCCTGGAATATGGCACCAACGCATACGTCCTCAAAAGCGAGAACCCAGAAGAAATTTTCATGGCCATAAAATACGCTTTGAACGATGAAATCTTCATCAGCCCCAAGCTCACCAAAAACATCGTCAAGGACTATATAATCGCCACACGGCAACGAAAGGGCTTGTCTTCCCTGCAAAAACTCACCGCCCGCGAGATCGAAGTGGTAAAATTGATTTTCGACGGCAGGAAAAGCCGGGAGATCGCGGAAATTCTGGCCATCAGCATCAAGACCGTCGACAAGCACCGCTCGAACATCCTCCAGAAGATAGGTATCCACACCTTCAACGAACTGCGCCACGGAGGGATATATTTTCTTGATATTCTGAACCAGAATTAAGGCTCGCACTTAAAACGGCGGTCTCGCGAAACACCAGATTACCGACATGCCATGTCCGCAAGGCAGGCAAGAAACGTCCTGTGGACATCATTTCTCACAACCATTCCACGACCATTCAAAACCACCTTTACGTTAGCCTTGCAGTGATGCAGCCAGGTGGCTCTTACGGACGGTAATCCGGAGAGCACGGAACGCCTCGCTCCGTTTCCCAATGCCAACGCATCTCGTGCGGGCTTGCCCATGCAAATCTTTTCGAATCCGACTTTTTATTCTTCATGATTTGAAAAGCGGCACAATTACATGTACCGTCCATTCTGAATAATCCATCTTTCGAGATTTCGGACGCATGCCGTAAAATTCCGCCGCGAAAGAAGTCTCAATCAGGCACCCGGGCAACCATGCTTACCGTTCCAAGTCCGCTTGGATGCGGCATTCCCGAAGTCCCGGGGGTTCAAATCTGAACACATGGAGTTGCTTTTGAAAACTCGAAAAATCGACGTCATCGTTCTGGGCTCTGGAGTCGCCGGGGGCCATGTCGCCTCACGCTGCCACAAGGCCGGTCTGAGTGTGGCGCTGCTGGAAAGCCACGGTTTCGGAGGCACCTGCCCGCTGCATGGCTGCGAACCCAAGAAAGTCATGGCCGACGCCACCGAGACCGTGGAGCGTTTCAACAACACCTCCGGGACAGGTCCGACCGGCTCCGCCAAACTCGACTGGGTCGAGCTCATGCGCTTCAAGCGCACGTTCACCGACGATTTGCCGGACAAAATCCGGAAGCATTATCAAAACCTGGGCATCCAGACATTCACGACGGCTGGCAGCTTTGCCGGTCCCAACACTATCGTGAGCGGGGATGAACGGCTTGAAGCCGCCCATATCTGCATTGCAACCGGCTCGACGCCCAGAGAGTTGCAGATTCCGGGGAACGGGCTTCTGTCTTCCAGCAACGATTTCCTGGCCATGCCCACCCTGCCGGAAAGGATCGTCTTCATCGGAGGCGGATTCATCGCCTTTGAACTGGCTCACATCGCGGCAGTTGCCGGGGCCCAGGTGACAATCGTTCATCGCAGCGAGCGTTTCCTCAAAAAGTTCGACGCCGACCTGGTGCAGCGATTGACCGGGCATCTGGAAAAACTGGGCGTGAAATTTCATCGGAACTGTCCACCCCACTCCATTGAAGAAAATGGCGGCGCGTTGCTATTGAAGGCTGGAGACGAAGGTCGGCAAAGCTTTACGGCGGATGCGATCTTCAATGCGGCCGGACGCATTCCGGCCCTGGCCGACCTCGACCTGCCCGCCGGCAACGTCGATACGAGCAATGGCGGAGTCGCCGTCAACGCCTACATGCAGAGTCTCTCCAACCCTGGCGTCTTCGCTGCCGGAGACGTCATCGCCGAAACCATGCCCCTGACTCCGGTGGCCAGCGTGGAGGCGGAAGTCGTGGCCAAAAACATCATCGAAGGCCCGAAGCACACGATGAACCCTGACGTGACGCCATTCTCCCTGTTCACCTACCCGCCGCTGGCGACCGTGGGCATGCTTGAAGAGGAGGCACAAAAGCGGGGAATGCGCTTCGATGTCATCCATGGAGATTCGGCAGGATGGTCGGAGTACCAGCGCATCGGACAAACGTGCGCGGGATTCAAGCTGCTGGTCGAAAAAGACACGCGGCTGCTACTGGGGGCGCACGTTCTGGGCGACGCGGCAGAGGAGACAATCAACCTTTTCGCCCTGGCCATGCGCAAGAAGGTCGATGTCGATGAATTGCGTTCCATGCTGTGGGCATACCCATCTTTTGGCTACGCAATGAAATACATGTTCCGATAACTTGGAAAAAAGCCTGAAAAAAAGGATTCCCGGCAGGAGCGGCGCGTTTTGCCGCTCCTGCATTTTGCACGCGTCGGATCTATTTTCCTGATCCGCTTTCATTCTGCGGGGCACCGGCCGTTTCCAGATTCCTGAAATAGGCCGTGGTGTCTCCCTTGGTCCAGAGACCGACGTAACCGGAGACGGGCCTGGAGGCGGTGAAGCTTAGACTTAGATCGCGTCCACCCAAGCCGGCGGCGTTGATCTCCTTTCCAGCCACCGTCACTTCAAGGCCAATCCAACGCCCCAAAGGCACCTGCATGTCGACCCGCGCCAAAAAACTTCTGGTATTGTTCACGAATTCGAGCAGCTGCAATTCTCCTGCGGCGCCATCCACTGCCAATACCAGACAGTTTCCGACATTGCCCAGGCCGAAAGCCAGCCCGGCGGCGAGGTCCACGCATCCGGCCTCGATGCGCACGTCGACCCGGATACGCCCATCTTCGTGCCGACTGTCGCGCTTCACGGCGGTCGGATAGTAGTGCCGGGCATGCCGTTTTTCCAGAAATTTCCGGTACCGTCCGCCCAGGACCGAACTCGCGGCAAAATGCAGTGCACACGAAACCGTCTGCCCCATGTGCGCTCCGTCCTGCATGATGACCTCCCGGCCATCCATTTCGGCAAGGGACCACTGACCAAAAGACGCATAAAAACCGGGAACACGTTTTTCGGAACGATCCAGAAAATCATATTCCTGCCTGAAGAACATTTCGGTCAGGGTCTGCACCTCCTCCTGATTTGGAATGGCCAGATCAAGAAGCCTGCTGCAGCCCAGTAAACGCCCGGTCTGATCCAGCACCTCTTCCATGGCCGGGCAGTCAAGCCCCCTCAAAGCCGCCTGCAGCATATCCCCGCTGATGTTCACCTCGTAGCCCAGCCGCTTCAGCACATTGGACAGGAACTCGATGCGCAGGGCCTTGCCGGAGCCGGTGCCGGCTCCGCCCGAAAACTGCAAGGTCAGGGTGTTGGCATCCGAATCATCCGAACAGAGCGCGTCCAGATTGGAATAATGGTACCCAAACTTGACGCTCAGGTTCAGGTAATCGGCCGAAACCAGGGCATAGGATTTCGTTTCCGGCGGCATGGCACCGCCGGGCCCCATGCTTCCGGACATGAGGGCCATGAAGTTGCGTCCGCTCAGGTCCACGTTTCCGGCCCAGGTCACGCCCGGATGCGCCAAGCCTCGCCACAAGGCGGCCATGGGTCTGGAACGGATGTGCTCCGGAAGAATCTCGGCGCAGGTATCAAGACCCTCGGCCAAGCCGCCGCCCAAGTCGATGAAATGCATGGCCAGCGGGATATTGGCGCTCATGCTGCGCGACACCACCGAGTCGCCTGCAAGCCGGGAGATGTTGAACATTTCCTCCATGGCCTTTTCGTGGGCGAAGCGGATCAGGTCGTGCAGAGTGCGACAGCCCTCGGGAGTGAAGTCCGGCGATTTCGGGTCGGTCAGATTGAGGGGGGATATGCGCTCCAGCAGCTTTCGCAGGTGCCTGCCAATGGGCCCCTGCCCTTCATCTTCTTCCCGGGCAGGAAGCTTTCGGGTCAATTCGGGAACAAGGCCCAGATAGACCTCCGCTTCTTCAGCCAGCAAGGTGATCTCCTGGCCGGAGGATATTTTCGTCGTGGCCTCCCGGGTATCCATGAGGGCCGGAACATTGAACTCCCGAGCCACGGAGGCAAGATGGCTGGCCACCCCGCCAAGATCGGTGATCAGCCCTCGGACCCGGCTCATGTAGGGGGCCAGATCCGGAGCTGCCGTCCGGGCGACCAGGATGGCGTTCTCGGTCTGCTCCGGTTTCAGTTCGGGGGAAACAAGGACCGCCTTGCCCGAAACCCTGCCGGGCGACGCCGTTTGTCCGGCCGACAAGAGCAGCTCCATGGCTTCGGTATTCAAGGCTGAAGGTGGTTTGCCGGACTTGGTGATGCCCAAAGGGCGCGACTGGAGAAAAACGAGCTTCCCTTGTGCATCTTCAGCCCATTCTATGTCCTGCGGCGCGCCGAAATGCGCTTCAAGCCGAAGTCCGGAACGCACCAGATCAATGACGCCCGAATCCGTAAGGGCAGGCGTCACGTTCTCCGGATCTTCGTCCTTGGGCTGGATTGCGCGTCCGGCGATTGAAAACGTGTCGCGGTCAACCCTGTACACATCCGGCGAGGCGGACCCTCCGACCACCTGCTCACCCAGGCCAAGGGCCGCGTCGATCCGCGCCTGGCCCGCCTGCGGCATGGAAGGATCCAAAGTATAGAGGACGCCGCTGGCCCTGGCGTCGACCAAATCCACGACGGCCACCGCCATGGGCGTGGCCGCATCGGACAGCCCGTACCGAAGCCGGTACAGGATGGCACGAGGCGTGTACTTGCTGGCCAGGACAGTACGAAAGGCCGTGGGCAAATCCTCTTCTTCAACCGGGAGCACGCTTGCATACTGTCCGGCAAAGGAGGCTGCCGTGTCCTCGCCCACGGCGCTGCTGCGCACGGCCAGTCGCGGCTTGCGGCCAAGCCGCCTGGACAGGGCGCGAAATTCATCCTGCATGGCCGTCTCCAAGGCGCTGGGCAACGGGGCGGCCAGAATTTTCTCCCGGAT encodes:
- a CDS encoding type I secretion system permease/ATPase, which codes for MSQEPQTASEETIQSGTVGRKESPGIADALTGCLLFVARHHGRILSPASLLSGLPLDAQGCLTPGMIEAAARNAGLSTRIVRSPLKKIARFALPAVLFLKDDEVCVLREVDGENYTVSHPDLEDGVKVMTRQELEKLHTGHVLYLMPTRKEASPQGAASKPKGHWLQSALLRNWRAYSQVIIAATILNMLALAMPLFVMNVYDRVVPNSALETLWVLAMGMGVVFVFDFAIKGLRAFFIDSTGKKIDVELEGRLFDQLLDMHLKDKPASVGSFANLLRELEVLRDFFTSATLVSFVDLPFIMLFIIMFWYIGGPIAFIFMAVLPITLLIGLIIHVPIKKSVETAMAMGNSKHAVLVETLSNIETIKGLGCEATMRGRWMHDTATSARHAIRSRSLSHLAMNLTGFVQQFAYVIIIIVGVYLIKDGKLTMGGLVACSILSGRVMGPFAQIAQLITRLHHTMSAYRELNRIMDLPVERTDTDSFLHRPRLDGSIEFRDVTFSYPGSKLPALKGLNLRIAAGERVGIVGRTGSGKSTLGKLIMSLYSPDQGSVLVDGADLRQVDPTDLRRWTGYMPQDVALFQGTVRQNISMAHPQASDQEILHAARISGTHDFMSTHPQGYALHVGERGSTLSGGQRQAISIARALLRDPRILVMDEPSSSMDSQSEALLLQRLKFVLDAKTLVLITHRPSLLELVDRLVVIDDGRVVADGPKEAIMRQLQSGGVPVNQTVQRQTGVRQ
- a CDS encoding response regulator, with protein sequence MEKNNFLLVEDDHLLRMGLKSMIDMHDEYTCASDVATGREALRSFRQKPADIVLLDLLLPDMRGTEVLRKLRRIDKQVKIIVLTVCQNNEFLYETLEYGTNAYVLKSENPEEIFMAIKYALNDEIFISPKLTKNIVKDYIIATRQRKGLSSLQKLTAREIEVVKLIFDGRKSREIAEILAISIKTVDKHRSNILQKIGIHTFNELRHGGIYFLDILNQN
- a CDS encoding dihydrolipoyl dehydrogenase family protein is translated as MKTRKIDVIVLGSGVAGGHVASRCHKAGLSVALLESHGFGGTCPLHGCEPKKVMADATETVERFNNTSGTGPTGSAKLDWVELMRFKRTFTDDLPDKIRKHYQNLGIQTFTTAGSFAGPNTIVSGDERLEAAHICIATGSTPRELQIPGNGLLSSSNDFLAMPTLPERIVFIGGGFIAFELAHIAAVAGAQVTIVHRSERFLKKFDADLVQRLTGHLEKLGVKFHRNCPPHSIEENGGALLLKAGDEGRQSFTADAIFNAAGRIPALADLDLPAGNVDTSNGGVAVNAYMQSLSNPGVFAAGDVIAETMPLTPVASVEAEVVAKNIIEGPKHTMNPDVTPFSLFTYPPLATVGMLEEEAQKRGMRFDVIHGDSAGWSEYQRIGQTCAGFKLLVEKDTRLLLGAHVLGDAAEETINLFALAMRKKVDVDELRSMLWAYPSFGYAMKYMFR
- a CDS encoding PEP/pyruvate-binding domain-containing protein — protein: MPFFSKQDSCKLLADQDGPASRRFRHYNAFLEHNHRALRILAELEMLDRGAGLATLAFIQRRGAELLDQVRELVGSLNQLSGHRYDGILPVFDTVADELHALMQRERPVIEGPLSLPFAQLGARDMPISGAKAANLAQITNVLGLSAPDGFVVTTAGFDLFLRENGLLDSVEKMLAEFDPGRPDSDEACNQIREKILAAPLPSALETAMQDEFRALSRRLGRKPRLAVRSSAVGEDTAASFAGQYASVLPVEEEDLPTAFRTVLASKYTPRAILYRLRYGLSDAATPMAVAVVDLVDARASGVLYTLDPSMPQAGQARIDAALGLGEQVVGGSASPDVYRVDRDTFSIAGRAIQPKDEDPENVTPALTDSGVIDLVRSGLRLEAHFGAPQDIEWAEDAQGKLVFLQSRPLGITKSGKPPSALNTEAMELLLSAGQTASPGRVSGKAVLVSPELKPEQTENAILVARTAAPDLAPYMSRVRGLITDLGGVASHLASVAREFNVPALMDTREATTKISSGQEITLLAEEAEVYLGLVPELTRKLPAREEDEGQGPIGRHLRKLLERISPLNLTDPKSPDFTPEGCRTLHDLIRFAHEKAMEEMFNISRLAGDSVVSRSMSANIPLAMHFIDLGGGLAEGLDTCAEILPEHIRSRPMAALWRGLAHPGVTWAGNVDLSGRNFMALMSGSMGPGGAMPPETKSYALVSADYLNLSVKFGYHYSNLDALCSDDSDANTLTLQFSGGAGTGSGKALRIEFLSNVLKRLGYEVNISGDMLQAALRGLDCPAMEEVLDQTGRLLGCSRLLDLAIPNQEEVQTLTEMFFRQEYDFLDRSEKRVPGFYASFGQWSLAEMDGREVIMQDGAHMGQTVSCALHFAASSVLGGRYRKFLEKRHARHYYPTAVKRDSRHEDGRIRVDVRIEAGCVDLAAGLAFGLGNVGNCLVLAVDGAAGELQLLEFVNNTRSFLARVDMQVPLGRWIGLEVTVAGKEINAAGLGGRDLSLSFTASRPVSGYVGLWTKGDTTAYFRNLETAGAPQNESGSGK
- a CDS encoding HlyD family type I secretion periplasmic adaptor subunit encodes the protein MELDDLTSQSRITPNLLLVIVIMFFTAALAWATHAPLDEVVRGMGKVIPSTEIKRIQNFEGGIVKEILVREGQEVARDQSLILLDQTQMASRFREQQSNYLDQILAIARLEAELAGKDAIVFPAEARNQKPHLLENQTELLRSRTANRQAALSVLEFDRQQRVQELKELRSRLGYLQSNHALLSKEVEMTRTMVAKGAASEMDLLRSRRQLMELTGQIADTRIAIPKVAATQEAATHRIEEEKSNHRTEILKELSAIRTEMEGRKEKLPALEDQMNRTSVRSPVDGTVQRVFVTTIGEAVGPGQEMLEIVPREDTLLVEARVPPQDIAFLHPGQNADVKITAYDYSIYGSMKGKVEHISADAITDEQQKSSYYLVKVRTDSASLTSKDGKELPIIPGMVAEVDVLTGKKTVLEYILKPIIKTARGALRER
- a CDS encoding response regulator translates to MKKRILLIEDDDLLRLGLKSIIQTKKEYAIDADTASGKQALRLFDANHPDIVLLDLLLPDISGIEVLRHIKRIAPKIPVVVLTAHEENELLFEALEWGANCYVLKGAGPEELFLGIHYALLSEMFISPKLAKLIVEAYLFVNRQRKALPPLNELTAREREIVKLIIDGKKSKEIADTLFISVKTVHKHRSNILEKLGLSNLADLRQRKMYVLTEMYEEDINK